One stretch of Pradoshia sp. D12 DNA includes these proteins:
- the aroA gene encoding 3-phosphoshikimate 1-carboxyvinyltransferase: MGKILLFKNPQLKGTIEVPGDKSISHRAVMFGAIAEGKTTVYHFLEGQDCLSTIECFQKMGVDIQREGDKVTIQGNGYGGLKEPIGLLDVGNSGTTIRLLMGLLANQPFSITFTGDESIAKRPMRRVVDPLRKMGARISGKEDGNFIPLEMNQGELSGIEYELPVASAQVKSAILLAGLHAKGTTTVIEKAATRDHTERMIESFGGSIHIDGNMIRVTGNQVLSGKDVHVPGDISSAAFWMVAGTIVPNSEIILKNVGLNQTRTGIIDVLKEMGANIEIQLDKLGELAEESGTVTVKTSSLKGITIAGDIIPRLIDELPVIALLASQAKGKTVIKDAAELKVKETNRIDAIATQLGALGVDITPTDDGLIIEGEQTLHGGTVDSLGDHRIGMTLAIASLLSKDSVVLNNADAISVSYPGFFDDLIKLVSIQE, encoded by the coding sequence ATGGGAAAAATCCTATTATTCAAAAACCCCCAGTTGAAAGGCACGATTGAAGTGCCGGGAGATAAATCTATTTCGCACAGAGCGGTCATGTTTGGGGCAATAGCGGAAGGGAAAACGACCGTATATCATTTCTTAGAGGGTCAGGATTGCTTAAGTACTATTGAGTGTTTTCAAAAAATGGGTGTGGATATACAAAGAGAAGGCGATAAGGTCACCATCCAGGGTAATGGATATGGCGGTTTAAAGGAGCCGATTGGCTTGCTGGATGTCGGCAATTCGGGGACAACCATCCGACTTCTTATGGGGTTACTCGCCAACCAGCCCTTTTCTATCACTTTCACTGGTGATGAATCCATTGCAAAAAGGCCAATGAGAAGAGTGGTAGATCCGCTGAGGAAAATGGGAGCAAGAATATCCGGAAAAGAGGATGGTAACTTTATACCGCTTGAAATGAACCAAGGTGAGCTGTCAGGTATTGAATATGAGCTTCCGGTAGCAAGTGCCCAGGTGAAATCAGCTATTCTTTTGGCTGGATTACATGCGAAAGGAACCACAACGGTCATTGAAAAAGCAGCCACGAGGGATCATACTGAACGGATGATTGAATCGTTTGGGGGGAGCATCCATATCGACGGCAATATGATCAGAGTTACAGGAAATCAGGTGCTGAGCGGAAAGGATGTTCATGTTCCCGGAGATATCTCCTCTGCAGCGTTTTGGATGGTTGCCGGTACCATTGTACCAAACAGTGAGATTATATTAAAGAACGTTGGGCTGAATCAAACAAGAACGGGGATTATTGATGTTTTGAAAGAAATGGGAGCAAATATTGAAATTCAGTTAGACAAACTCGGAGAACTTGCGGAAGAATCCGGTACGGTTACAGTAAAAACTTCCTCTTTAAAGGGGATAACAATTGCCGGAGATATCATTCCAAGGTTAATTGATGAGCTGCCTGTTATTGCCCTGTTAGCTTCACAGGCTAAGGGAAAAACCGTCATTAAAGATGCTGCTGAGTTAAAGGTTAAAGAAACAAATCGAATTGATGCCATCGCTACTCAATTGGGTGCGCTTGGTGTTGATATAACTCCAACAGACGATGGTTTAATCATTGAGGGAGAACAAACCTTGCATGGAGGTACGGTGGACAGCCTGGGGGACCACCGTATCGGAATGACATTGGCGATTGCTTCACTGCTTTCCAAAGACTCTGTAGTATTAAACAATGCTGATGCCATTTCAGTATCCTATCCAGGTTTCTTTGATGATTTAATTAAGCTTGTATCCATTCAGGAATAA
- a CDS encoding tetratricopeptide repeat protein has protein sequence MMKIESIIKKLMQGEFEEAKKHINQIKQSNNDDDVYTLAEEIASLGFMEEAKELFEELLKRYPDEGEILFSLAEVSTELGQEEEALLYLEKIDQEDPMYPGALLLLGDLYQGMGMEEVSVQKLKEANRILPDEPIVKFALAELYYQQGHFRSAVELYSSILKNETVINGVSIYKRLALSLVSLGEFEESLPYFKKAGREDDDVNLLFEYGFAAYHAGEFPTAIAKFTELKEIDPAYHSLYLYLAMAYEESLDLEKALDVAEEGIKEDPFNKEIFLYGAELATKLGNTEKAIKWLSEAIAIDPGYLEAILTLGKLYLHEEMFDHVIDLVSSVRAMGEDDPQFNWLLATAYSELEEYSEALSCYKEAHEFFGDNRDFLHEYGYFLLEDSKFEEARSIFKTLLHEDPSNDEYIDILERI, from the coding sequence ATGATGAAAATTGAATCAATTATAAAAAAACTGATGCAAGGTGAATTTGAAGAAGCTAAAAAACATATAAATCAGATTAAGCAATCCAACAATGATGACGATGTTTATACCTTGGCGGAAGAAATCGCTTCACTTGGGTTTATGGAAGAGGCAAAGGAGCTTTTTGAAGAATTGCTGAAGCGTTATCCCGATGAAGGAGAGATTTTATTTTCATTGGCTGAAGTATCAACTGAATTGGGGCAGGAAGAGGAAGCATTGTTGTATTTAGAGAAAATTGATCAGGAAGATCCGATGTACCCAGGAGCACTCCTATTATTAGGGGATTTATATCAGGGAATGGGTATGGAGGAGGTCAGTGTTCAAAAGCTGAAAGAGGCCAATCGAATTTTACCGGATGAACCTATTGTAAAATTTGCTCTTGCAGAACTTTATTATCAACAAGGACATTTCCGTTCGGCTGTAGAATTATATAGCAGTATCTTAAAGAATGAGACTGTAATAAATGGCGTTTCAATTTATAAGAGATTAGCCTTATCACTTGTATCATTGGGCGAATTTGAAGAGTCGCTCCCTTATTTCAAGAAAGCTGGCAGGGAGGATGATGACGTAAATTTATTGTTTGAATATGGATTTGCTGCGTATCATGCAGGAGAATTTCCAACGGCAATAGCTAAGTTTACAGAGCTTAAGGAAATAGACCCTGCCTATCATTCACTTTATTTGTATTTAGCCATGGCCTATGAAGAGTCCCTTGATTTGGAAAAAGCACTGGATGTTGCAGAAGAAGGGATTAAGGAAGATCCTTTCAATAAGGAAATATTCCTGTATGGTGCTGAGCTAGCAACTAAGCTTGGAAATACAGAGAAAGCTATTAAATGGCTATCGGAGGCTATTGCGATTGATCCGGGTTACCTCGAGGCAATTCTAACTTTAGGCAAGCTTTATTTACACGAAGAAATGTTTGACCATGTCATTGATTTGGTATCCTCTGTTAGAGCGATGGGGGAGGATGACCCGCAATTTAATTGGCTCCTGGCAACGGCATATTCAGAGCTTGAGGAGTATAGTGAAGCATTATCATGTTACAAAGAGGCACATGAATTTTTTGGAGATAATAGAGACTTTTTACATGAATACGGTTATTTCTTGCTGGAAGACAGTAAATTTGAAGAGGCCAGGTCGATATTTAAGACATTACTCCACGAAGACCCAAGCAATGATGAGTATATTGATATTTTAGAACGAATTTAA
- a CDS encoding ReoY family proteolytic degradation factor: MKTPVSVDEKKEFIRWFLNHYQLKRRECVWILNYLMSHDQLMMNVHFVEGAKYCPKGMVMSTHCVEDVPFRFYKSNIMTTDAEKSFHDIRLNKDEDIYIQLNFRTAYSSYQYAAVLEENPYQPKNLPGNEQDQYIAENILKISLSRFEEERLAQMIDEAIDNRDIELFNKLSSQLKRIRSQESFN, translated from the coding sequence TTGAAAACCCCTGTTTCTGTCGATGAGAAGAAGGAATTTATACGCTGGTTTCTGAACCATTACCAATTAAAGCGCAGAGAATGTGTATGGATATTAAATTACTTAATGAGTCATGATCAGCTCATGATGAATGTTCATTTCGTGGAAGGAGCTAAGTATTGTCCAAAAGGAATGGTTATGTCCACTCATTGTGTGGAAGATGTGCCATTTAGATTCTATAAGAGTAATATCATGACAACTGACGCAGAGAAGTCATTCCATGATATACGGCTTAATAAGGACGAGGATATCTACATACAATTGAATTTCAGGACAGCCTACTCATCCTATCAGTATGCAGCCGTACTTGAGGAAAATCCTTATCAGCCAAAAAACCTCCCCGGTAATGAACAGGATCAATATATTGCAGAAAATATTTTAAAAATCAGTCTATCAAGATTCGAAGAGGAACGGTTAGCACAGATGATTGATGAGGCAATTGATAACCGTGATATAGAATTATTTAATAAATTAAGCAGTCAGTTGAAAAGAATCCGATCTCAGGAATCTTTTAACTAA
- a CDS encoding DUF2487 family protein — protein MKYQSVDTELFSKSKEYIDTIVIPLNPVDFDDTFSQTVSSYEFMTLLTHELEKELKGRLFLALPLPYIKNSKTEEKLNLLSVWVDYYRGQGFKYIQFLTTDSKWTSLDESGHVLWIPAIPIEKMPLDAIKTVISDQMKQLVDILTESWNK, from the coding sequence ATGAAATATCAGTCAGTTGATACAGAATTATTTAGTAAATCCAAAGAATATATTGATACTATAGTTATCCCGTTAAATCCGGTTGATTTTGATGATACATTTAGCCAGACGGTATCATCCTATGAATTTATGACATTGCTGACGCATGAGCTCGAAAAAGAATTAAAGGGCCGTCTATTTTTAGCCCTACCTCTGCCATATATTAAAAATAGTAAGACAGAGGAGAAATTAAATCTCTTGTCTGTTTGGGTAGATTATTATAGAGGTCAGGGATTTAAATATATCCAATTTCTCACTACTGACAGTAAATGGACAAGTTTAGATGAGAGCGGACATGTTTTATGGATACCGGCAATCCCCATCGAAAAAATGCCTCTTGATGCGATTAAAACAGTTATAAGTGATCAAATGAAACAGCTTGTTGATATACTAACAGAATCCTGGAATAAATGA
- the qcrB gene encoding menaquinol-cytochrome c reductase cytochrome b subunit: protein MLNKMYDWIDERLDITPLWRDIADHEVPEHVNPAHHFSAFVYCFGGLTFFIVVIQILSGMFLTMYYVPDIKNAWESVYYLQNEVAFGQIVRGMHHWGASVVIVMMFLHTLRVFFQGAYKKPRELNWIVGVLIFFIMLALGLTGYLLPWDMKALFATKVTLTIIDSVPFIGPYLKTLLAGDPTIVGAQTLTRFFAIHVFFLPAALIGLIAAHFLMIRKQGISGPL, encoded by the coding sequence ATGCTTAATAAAATGTACGATTGGATTGATGAGCGATTGGATATCACGCCATTATGGCGCGACATTGCTGATCATGAAGTCCCTGAGCATGTAAACCCTGCCCATCACTTTTCGGCATTTGTTTATTGTTTTGGGGGATTGACGTTTTTCATCGTAGTCATTCAAATTTTATCCGGAATGTTTTTAACCATGTATTATGTGCCGGATATTAAAAATGCATGGGAATCTGTTTATTATTTACAAAATGAAGTTGCTTTTGGTCAAATTGTTCGGGGCATGCATCACTGGGGAGCAAGTGTCGTCATTGTCATGATGTTTTTACATACTCTTCGTGTGTTCTTCCAGGGTGCCTATAAAAAGCCCCGTGAACTAAACTGGATTGTTGGAGTTTTAATTTTCTTTATAATGCTAGCTCTAGGATTGACAGGGTATCTGCTTCCTTGGGATATGAAAGCGTTATTCGCTACAAAAGTAACGTTGACCATTATCGATTCGGTGCCATTCATCGGGCCATACTTAAAAACGTTGCTTGCTGGTGACCCTACGATTGTCGGGGCGCAAACCTTAACGCGTTTCTTTGCGATTCATGTATTCTTCCTTCCAGCGGCGCTTATTGGACTAATTGCAGCTCACTTCTTAATGATACGCAAACAGGGAATATCAGGACCGCTATAA
- a CDS encoding menaquinol-cytochrome c reductase cytochrome b/c subunit: protein MHRGKGMRFVGDSRISADRKPNIPKDYSEYPGKTEAFWPNFLLKEWMVGAVFLVGFLCLTVAHPSPLERIADPTDTGYAPLPDWYFMFLYQLLKYSYASGPYNLIGALVIPGLAFGALMLAPFLDRGPERKPTKRIFPVGFMLLAFAAIFYLTWETVSQHDWAAAKLQGQIVEDVAIDKESEGYKLYQGQGCVSCHGDSLQGGNGPKLLGTKLEVDEIGHIAVNGTENKKMPPVFKGSDEELKTLAEFIKGANAGGDSKGE from the coding sequence ATGCATCGTGGTAAAGGAATGAGATTTGTAGGGGATTCAAGGATAAGCGCAGATAGAAAACCGAATATTCCAAAAGATTATTCAGAGTATCCAGGAAAAACAGAAGCCTTTTGGCCCAATTTCTTGCTGAAAGAATGGATGGTAGGTGCTGTATTTTTAGTAGGTTTTTTATGTCTTACAGTTGCCCATCCATCACCGCTCGAAAGGATTGCTGACCCAACAGATACGGGATATGCGCCTTTACCTGACTGGTACTTTATGTTCTTGTATCAATTGCTTAAATATTCATATGCTTCCGGGCCATATAATTTAATCGGGGCTTTGGTTATTCCGGGACTAGCTTTTGGTGCATTAATGCTTGCACCGTTTCTGGATCGCGGACCGGAACGCAAACCAACTAAACGGATTTTCCCAGTAGGTTTTATGTTGCTTGCATTTGCAGCTATATTTTACCTAACATGGGAAACTGTTTCTCAACATGACTGGGCAGCAGCAAAGCTGCAAGGACAAATTGTTGAGGATGTAGCAATCGATAAAGAGTCAGAGGGATATAAATTATATCAAGGCCAAGGCTGTGTAAGCTGTCATGGGGACTCCTTACAGGGTGGAAATGGTCCTAAATTACTTGGTACAAAATTAGAGGTTGATGAAATCGGTCATATCGCTGTAAATGGTACCGAAAATAAAAAAATGCCACCAGTTTTTAAAGGTTCTGATGAAGAATTAAAAACTCTGGCAGAATTTATTAAGGGAGCAAATGCAGGCGGAGATTCAAAAGGGGAATAA
- a CDS encoding DUF1405 domain-containing protein, whose protein sequence is MNSWLYAVLRNRTFLWILFTVNLLGTIYGYYWYKGQLEITPVAFLAFVPDSPTASLFFCIAVIGWLLGRNFGLFEALAIVSLFKYGIWAVVMNILTFSVEGYVSLIAVMLILSHAAMAIEGILYAPFYRVKPWHLTVAGIVVLHNEIIDYVYGMMPTYSVLNQYIPQIAYFTFWLSVLSIGVGYWFTLRKNREIYSIHLRQ, encoded by the coding sequence ATGAATAGCTGGCTTTATGCTGTATTAAGAAATCGGACATTTTTATGGATTTTATTCACTGTTAATCTTTTGGGAACAATATACGGATATTATTGGTATAAAGGGCAGCTTGAAATAACACCAGTAGCCTTTCTTGCTTTTGTACCAGACAGTCCAACTGCCAGTTTATTTTTTTGTATTGCTGTTATTGGCTGGCTTTTAGGGCGCAATTTTGGTTTATTTGAAGCCTTAGCAATCGTTTCTCTATTTAAATATGGTATTTGGGCAGTTGTCATGAATATATTAACTTTCTCTGTAGAGGGTTATGTATCTTTGATCGCTGTCATGCTGATTCTATCGCATGCTGCAATGGCAATTGAAGGAATTCTTTATGCTCCATTTTATCGGGTTAAACCATGGCATTTAACCGTGGCTGGGATTGTCGTGTTACATAATGAAATCATTGATTATGTTTATGGGATGATGCCGACGTATAGTGTTTTGAATCAGTATATCCCTCAAATTGCTTATTTCACTTTTTGGCTGAGTGTACTTTCGATTGGAGTAGGGTATTGGTTTACTCTTCGTAAAAATCGGGAAATATACTCCATTCATCTCAGGCAATAA
- a CDS encoding ubiquinol-cytochrome c reductase iron-sulfur subunit, with the protein MSSQKVSRRQFLNYTLMGVGGFMGAATLMPMLRFAVDPALKANASGEFINTGLKISEITETPTRVDYKTEVKDGWYEAEETRTAWVYKDENGKIVALSPECKHLGCTVNWEGSEDHKNEFYCPCHGGRYEKNGKNIPKTPPIGPLDVYDKQEKDGVLYLGNAKENEV; encoded by the coding sequence ATGAGCAGCCAAAAAGTATCAAGACGCCAATTTCTGAATTATACGCTTATGGGCGTTGGGGGGTTCATGGGAGCGGCAACACTTATGCCTATGCTGCGTTTTGCAGTCGATCCAGCTTTGAAAGCGAATGCATCTGGGGAGTTCATTAATACCGGATTAAAAATATCTGAGATTACTGAAACACCAACTCGTGTCGATTATAAAACTGAGGTTAAAGATGGTTGGTACGAAGCTGAAGAGACAAGAACAGCATGGGTTTACAAGGATGAGAACGGCAAGATAGTTGCCCTTTCTCCGGAATGTAAACACTTGGGGTGTACGGTGAACTGGGAAGGATCAGAAGATCATAAGAATGAATTTTACTGTCCATGTCACGGGGGGCGTTACGAAAAGAATGGTAAAAACATTCCGAAAACACCTCCAATCGGGCCGCTCGATGTTTACGACAAGCAGGAAAAAGATGGAGTATTATACTTGGGCAATGCAAAAGAAAACGAAGTGTAG